Proteins encoded within one genomic window of bacterium:
- a CDS encoding NAD(P)H-dependent oxidoreductase has product MSNPVKILAFAGSTRTGSFNKKLLKTAVAAAQAAGAEVTVVDLRDLPMPLYDGDLESASGIPENAMKLKELMLKHQGFLIASPEYNSSITGVLKNAIDWASRSAPNEAPLACFSDKVVGLMSASPGALGGLRSLATVRSILGNIGCHVHPHQVAVPRAHEAFDEEDRLKDPKQRANVEKIGEKVVEMARKLSAG; this is encoded by the coding sequence ATGTCCAATCCCGTCAAAATCCTCGCCTTCGCCGGCAGCACCCGCACCGGCTCCTTCAACAAGAAGCTGCTCAAGACCGCGGTCGCCGCCGCTCAAGCCGCCGGCGCCGAAGTCACGGTGGTCGATCTTCGGGATTTGCCGATGCCGCTTTACGACGGCGACCTCGAAAGCGCCTCGGGGATCCCCGAGAATGCGATGAAGCTGAAGGAATTGATGCTGAAGCACCAAGGCTTCCTCATCGCCTCGCCGGAATACAACAGCTCGATCACCGGCGTCCTCAAGAACGCCATCGACTGGGCCTCGCGCTCGGCGCCGAACGAGGCTCCCCTCGCCTGCTTTTCCGACAAGGTCGTGGGCTTGATGAGCGCCTCGCCCGGCGCCCTGGGCGGCCTCCGCAGCCTGGCCACGGTGCGCTCGATCCTGGGAAATATCGGCTGCCACGTCCACCCGCATCAAGTGGCGGTGCCGCGGGCCCACGAGGCCTTCGACGAAGAAGATCGGCTCAAAGACCCCAAGCAAAGGGCCAATGTCGAGAAGATCGGCGAAAAAGTCGTGGAAATGGCGCGGAAGCTAAGCGCGGGTTAG